From Herbiconiux flava, one genomic window encodes:
- a CDS encoding type II toxin-antitoxin system HicA family toxin, protein MSGIDHVSQHHRTTLENIGHHPTTHNLEWNDVIGLLEEIAEVREEHDGKFVVKLGDERLVLTKPRHKDVDEQMVLDLRRMLRGAGYLQAKP, encoded by the coding sequence ATGTCCGGCATCGACCACGTCAGCCAGCACCACCGCACCACCCTCGAGAACATCGGCCACCACCCCACCACCCACAACCTGGAGTGGAACGACGTGATCGGCCTGCTCGAGGAGATCGCGGAGGTGCGCGAGGAGCACGACGGCAAGTTCGTCGTGAAGCTCGGCGACGAGCGCCTCGTGCTCACGAAGCCCCGGCACAAGGACGTCGACGAGCAGATGGTGCTCGACCTGCGCCGCATGCTGCGCGGGGCCGGGTACCTGCAGGCGAAGCCCTAG
- a CDS encoding TetR/AcrR family transcriptional regulator, which translates to MPARTRDSLPPREHLLEVAAGLFYREGINSVGIDQIVRAAGVTRATLYRHFPGKEALVVAYLQREDELLRAVFAQGEAQAVSPEHMLESALEGIADDATRHHQRGCPFINAAAEFPDADSAVRRVVADHRAWFKESLARYLSDAGRPEPAETADALGILRDGVLIGSYLDDSARVRRAFLRTARPLAGLS; encoded by the coding sequence ATGCCTGCACGCACCCGCGACTCACTTCCGCCTCGCGAGCATCTGCTCGAGGTGGCCGCCGGGCTGTTCTACCGCGAGGGCATCAACTCGGTGGGCATCGACCAGATCGTGCGGGCGGCCGGTGTCACGCGGGCCACCCTGTATCGGCACTTTCCCGGTAAGGAGGCGCTCGTCGTGGCCTACCTGCAGCGCGAGGACGAACTGCTCCGGGCGGTCTTCGCGCAGGGCGAGGCGCAGGCGGTGTCACCCGAGCACATGCTGGAATCCGCGCTGGAGGGCATCGCCGACGATGCGACGCGTCACCATCAGCGGGGCTGCCCCTTCATCAACGCCGCCGCGGAGTTCCCCGACGCCGACAGCGCCGTGCGCCGGGTCGTGGCCGACCATCGGGCCTGGTTCAAGGAGTCGCTCGCGCGCTATCTGAGCGACGCCGGCCGGCCCGAACCGGCCGAGACGGCCGACGCCCTCGGCATCCTGCGCGACGGGGTGCTGATCGGCAGCTACCTCGACGACTCCGCGAGGGTGCGCCGGGCCTTCCTGCGAACCGCGCGGCCTCTCGCCGGGCTCTCCTGA
- a CDS encoding alpha/beta fold hydrolase, with protein sequence MSLHRSRRSHRGLAAAVTAVAALTGLAAASAVPAAAAEIAARPSAKPTIVLVHGAWADSSSFAPVTARLQKDGFTVLSAPNPLRGLAADAGTVAAFVNQATTGPVVLVGHSYGGAVITNAAAQTPSVTALAYIDAFAPDQGETIVQLAGAVPGSALAADPSEVFDAVQDPNLPAGNPDLYVKRSGFAAAFAAHLDRHDAAVLAASQRPIAGGALQEPSGAPAWKTLPSFFLIGTEDRVIPADGQRAMASRAGGTVVEVKADHLSMLEKPADVAKLIERAAGK encoded by the coding sequence ATGTCACTCCATCGCTCGCGGCGCTCCCACCGGGGACTCGCCGCCGCTGTCACCGCAGTCGCCGCGCTGACCGGCCTCGCCGCCGCTTCGGCCGTCCCTGCCGCGGCAGCCGAGATCGCCGCTCGTCCCTCCGCCAAGCCGACGATCGTGCTGGTGCACGGCGCCTGGGCGGATTCCTCGAGCTTCGCCCCGGTCACCGCCCGCCTGCAGAAGGACGGCTTCACGGTGCTGTCCGCGCCGAACCCGTTGCGCGGCCTCGCCGCCGACGCCGGAACCGTCGCCGCGTTCGTGAACCAGGCCACCACCGGACCGGTCGTTCTCGTCGGCCACTCCTACGGTGGCGCGGTGATCACCAACGCCGCGGCTCAGACCCCCAGCGTCACCGCGCTCGCCTACATCGACGCGTTCGCACCCGATCAGGGCGAGACGATCGTGCAGCTCGCGGGGGCGGTACCCGGTTCGGCCCTCGCTGCCGACCCGAGTGAGGTGTTCGACGCGGTGCAGGATCCGAACCTGCCCGCGGGGAACCCCGACCTCTACGTCAAGCGGTCTGGCTTCGCGGCGGCGTTCGCCGCGCACCTCGACCGACACGACGCCGCTGTCCTCGCGGCCTCACAGCGGCCGATCGCCGGTGGCGCCCTCCAGGAGCCGTCCGGTGCCCCGGCGTGGAAGACGCTGCCCAGCTTCTTCCTGATCGGTACCGAGGACCGGGTCATCCCGGCCGACGGCCAGCGCGCCATGGCGTCGCGCGCCGGCGGAACCGTGGTCGAGGTCAAGGCCGACCACCTCTCGATGCTCGAGAAGCCCGCCGACGTGGCGAAGCTGATCGAACGGGCGGCGGGCAAGTGA
- a CDS encoding ABC transporter substrate-binding protein yields the protein MDSARRAWAATAVVTGIALGLGGCAVGTGGTAKQDDTDYDSSAALEGELTVMGFGAGDEVATARVDLTEKELDSDVDVELIEGDLDIQQFLSSVASGQPPELLYANRDQIGSLAARGALLPLDACIAGEGIDTGQYRDTALAQVTFGDEIYGIPEFNGIQITMANSDLLNAAGLTLGDVNGSDPAAVTAASAALAKPDANPPVIGYDSKLPEFLPLWAKANGADLISEDGRTAQLDDPAVVDALEWAVGIYDAQGGFSSVKAVRDSADFFGSGNQFATNVLGAMPMEQWYLNVLNDVSPDAPLVFDTVRDRQGQPLAYASGSAWAIPAGSENTAAACRWARVMTSVDAWQAAADARLAARQEEGKPFTGILTANVEADEAIRAMVTSGGEPWDSGVTAMYEANDHTFSLPANPADAEFKAAWQDAVNRVLNGQQEPQEALAQAQDEAQKALDEAWATLDGE from the coding sequence ATGGACAGCGCACGGAGGGCATGGGCCGCGACCGCGGTCGTCACGGGGATCGCACTGGGGCTCGGCGGCTGCGCCGTCGGCACCGGCGGAACCGCGAAGCAGGACGACACCGACTACGACTCCTCGGCGGCCCTGGAGGGCGAGCTCACCGTGATGGGCTTCGGCGCGGGTGACGAGGTCGCCACCGCCCGGGTCGATCTCACCGAGAAGGAGCTCGACAGCGACGTCGACGTCGAGCTGATCGAGGGCGACCTCGACATCCAGCAGTTCCTCTCCTCGGTCGCCTCGGGCCAGCCGCCCGAGCTGCTCTACGCCAATCGCGACCAGATCGGCTCGCTGGCCGCCCGCGGCGCCCTGCTGCCGCTCGATGCCTGCATCGCCGGCGAGGGCATCGACACCGGGCAGTACCGCGACACGGCACTCGCGCAGGTCACCTTCGGCGACGAGATCTACGGCATCCCCGAGTTCAACGGCATCCAGATCACGATGGCCAACAGCGACCTCCTGAACGCGGCCGGCCTCACGCTCGGCGACGTGAACGGCAGCGACCCCGCCGCCGTGACCGCGGCCAGCGCGGCGCTCGCGAAGCCCGATGCGAACCCGCCGGTGATCGGCTACGACAGCAAACTGCCGGAGTTCCTGCCGCTCTGGGCCAAGGCGAACGGCGCCGACCTCATCTCGGAGGACGGCCGCACCGCCCAGCTCGACGACCCCGCCGTCGTCGACGCGCTCGAGTGGGCGGTCGGCATCTACGACGCCCAGGGCGGCTTCAGCTCCGTCAAGGCCGTGCGCGACTCGGCCGACTTCTTCGGCTCGGGCAACCAGTTCGCCACGAACGTCCTCGGCGCGATGCCGATGGAGCAGTGGTACCTCAACGTGCTGAACGACGTCTCGCCCGACGCCCCGCTCGTCTTCGACACCGTGCGCGACCGCCAGGGCCAGCCGCTCGCCTACGCCAGCGGCTCGGCCTGGGCCATCCCGGCCGGCAGCGAGAACACCGCGGCGGCCTGCCGCTGGGCGCGGGTGATGACGAGCGTCGACGCCTGGCAGGCGGCGGCGGATGCCCGGCTCGCCGCCCGGCAGGAGGAGGGCAAGCCGTTCACGGGCATCCTCACCGCGAACGTCGAGGCCGACGAGGCGATCCGGGCGATGGTCACGTCGGGCGGCGAGCCCTGGGACTCGGGCGTGACCGCGATGTACGAGGCCAACGACCACACCTTCTCGCTGCCGGCGAACCCGGCCGACGCCGAGTTCAAGGCGGCCTGGCAGGACGCGGTCAACCGCGTGCTGAACGGCCAGCAGGAGCCGCAGGAGGCGCTCGCCCAGGCGCAGGACGAGGCCCAGAAGGCGCTCGACGAGGCCTGGGCGACGCTGGATGGCGAGTGA
- a CDS encoding type II toxin-antitoxin system RelE family toxin, whose product MSRYRVEVLPSAVREIKKLPPKGKRRVQAAIELPADDPRPPAAKRLVARPERRVRTGDFRVIYRIDDGVLRVVVVSARNRRDVYR is encoded by the coding sequence ATGAGCCGGTATCGAGTAGAGGTTCTCCCCTCGGCGGTGAGGGAGATCAAGAAGTTGCCGCCCAAGGGCAAGCGGCGGGTGCAGGCGGCGATTGAGCTGCCGGCCGACGACCCGCGTCCTCCCGCTGCGAAGAGGCTCGTGGCGCGACCCGAGCGGCGCGTGCGCACCGGCGACTTCCGCGTGATCTACCGCATCGACGACGGCGTGCTCAGGGTCGTGGTGGTTTCGGCCCGGAACCGGCGCGACGTCTACCGCTGA
- a CDS encoding MarR family winged helix-turn-helix transcriptional regulator, whose product MTTGTDLLALDRQLCYALAVASRSVIGVYKPILEPLGLTHPQYLVMLALWEREPRSLGDLAAALRLEPATLSPLVKRLEAAGLVTRARSASDERQLAVQLTPEGRRLRDRAEQVPSQVVEALGVDVEELLELQARLTAIIGRIAPVPASAS is encoded by the coding sequence ATGACGACCGGCACCGATCTGCTCGCCCTCGACCGGCAGCTCTGCTACGCGCTCGCCGTCGCGTCCCGCTCGGTGATCGGGGTCTACAAGCCGATCCTCGAGCCGTTGGGGCTGACCCATCCGCAGTACCTCGTGATGCTGGCGCTCTGGGAGCGGGAGCCTCGCTCGCTCGGCGATCTCGCCGCCGCGCTCCGGCTCGAGCCGGCGACGCTGTCGCCGCTCGTGAAGCGACTCGAGGCGGCGGGCCTCGTCACCCGGGCCCGGTCGGCCAGCGACGAGCGGCAGCTCGCGGTGCAGCTGACGCCGGAAGGGCGTCGCCTGCGCGATCGGGCCGAGCAGGTGCCGTCGCAGGTGGTCGAGGCGCTCGGCGTCGACGTCGAGGAGCTGCTCGAGCTGCAGGCCCGGTTGACGGCGATCATCGGGCGGATCGCGCCGGTGCCGGCCAGCGCATCCTGA
- a CDS encoding APC family permease: MTSETRETAPSGTEDGDGDTPLRKKITGPLLFLFILGDVLGAGIYALMGVLAGEVGGALWAPLALALILALLTAGSYAELVTKYPKAGGAAVFAQRAFKAPIVSFLVGFCMLAAGVTSAAGLAIAFAGEYLQTFLPVPTIPAALVFLLLVAALNARGISESVKSNVVMTVIEVSGLVIVVVVVGLMLGGGGGDVSRVGQFPTDASPALAVLGGAIVAYYSFVGFETSANVAEEVRRPSKVYPKALFGALLTAGVVYILVGLASSIALPADELGESSGPLLAVVAASGVPIPDWLFSLIALIAVANGALLTMIMTSRLSYGMATEGLLPSPLAKVLPKRRTPWVAIICTTIVAMLLTLVGDLATLASAVVLLLLFSFISTNVAVLVLRRDKVSHEHFRVWTFVPVLGVLSCILLLTQQEPIVWAFGGGFLVLGVVLHFATVLGRRMRDRRRA; this comes from the coding sequence ATGACGAGCGAGACACGCGAGACCGCTCCGAGCGGCACCGAGGACGGCGACGGCGACACCCCGCTGCGCAAGAAGATCACGGGGCCGCTGCTGTTCCTGTTCATCCTCGGCGACGTGCTCGGGGCGGGCATCTACGCGCTGATGGGCGTGCTGGCCGGCGAGGTCGGCGGGGCGCTCTGGGCGCCGCTCGCGCTCGCGCTGATCCTGGCGCTGCTGACCGCGGGGTCGTACGCCGAGCTCGTCACGAAGTACCCGAAGGCGGGCGGCGCCGCGGTGTTCGCGCAGCGGGCGTTCAAGGCGCCGATCGTGTCGTTCCTCGTGGGCTTCTGCATGCTCGCCGCCGGGGTGACGAGCGCGGCCGGGCTCGCGATCGCCTTCGCGGGCGAGTACCTGCAGACGTTCCTGCCCGTGCCGACGATCCCCGCGGCGCTGGTGTTCCTGCTGCTCGTGGCGGCGCTCAACGCGCGCGGCATCAGCGAGTCGGTGAAGAGCAACGTCGTGATGACCGTGATCGAGGTCTCGGGGCTCGTGATCGTGGTGGTCGTCGTGGGCCTCATGCTCGGCGGCGGGGGCGGCGACGTCTCGCGCGTCGGGCAGTTCCCCACCGACGCCTCGCCGGCGCTCGCGGTGCTCGGCGGCGCCATCGTGGCCTACTACTCCTTCGTCGGCTTCGAGACCTCGGCGAACGTGGCCGAGGAGGTGCGCCGACCCTCGAAGGTCTACCCGAAGGCGCTGTTCGGGGCGCTGCTGACGGCCGGGGTGGTCTACATCCTGGTCGGGCTCGCCTCGTCGATCGCGCTGCCGGCCGACGAGCTCGGCGAGTCGTCGGGGCCGCTGCTGGCGGTCGTGGCCGCGAGCGGTGTGCCGATCCCCGACTGGCTGTTCAGCCTGATCGCGCTGATCGCGGTGGCCAACGGGGCGCTGCTCACGATGATCATGACGAGCCGGCTGAGCTACGGCATGGCCACCGAGGGCCTGCTGCCGAGCCCGCTCGCGAAGGTGCTGCCGAAGCGGCGCACCCCGTGGGTCGCGATCATCTGCACCACGATCGTGGCGATGCTGCTGACGCTCGTCGGCGACCTCGCGACGCTCGCCTCGGCGGTCGTGCTGCTGCTGCTGTTCTCGTTCATCAGCACGAACGTGGCGGTGCTGGTGCTGCGGCGGGACAAGGTCTCGCACGAGCACTTCCGGGTCTGGACGTTCGTGCCGGTGCTCGGCGTGCTCTCGTGCATCCTGCTGCTGACCCAGCAGGAGCCGATCGTCTGGGCCTTCGGGGGCGGGTTCCTGGTGCTGGGCGTGGTGCTCCACTTCGCCACCGTGCTCGGTCGACGGATGCGCGACCGCCGCCGCGCCTGA
- a CDS encoding carbohydrate ABC transporter permease — MNRRRMRGVPLGIALVLVSVVFLYPFVWLVSASFKPRGEVFDNALIPKTFTLENYVTVWQEAPMALWLLNTVLVTVLAATAVTLSSALVAWGFSYYRFRGRGVLFAFVLGSMMLPGAVTMIPTFLIWNSLGAVGTLVPLWAGNLFGSAFYIFLLRQFFLGVPRDYFDAARIDGAGHFGMFWRIALPLCKPALVVTFLFEAQAAWTDLMRGLIYLRDTSTFTIPRGLKSLVDAYGFGGEWHWEIIVTASVITTVPMIILFFLGQKQFVSGISTSGLKG; from the coding sequence ATGAACCGGCGACGGATGCGCGGCGTGCCCCTGGGCATCGCCCTCGTCCTGGTGTCGGTGGTGTTCCTCTACCCCTTCGTCTGGCTCGTCAGCGCCTCGTTCAAGCCGCGCGGCGAGGTGTTCGACAACGCACTCATCCCGAAGACGTTCACCCTCGAGAACTACGTGACCGTCTGGCAGGAGGCCCCGATGGCGCTGTGGCTGCTGAACACGGTGCTCGTCACGGTGCTGGCCGCGACCGCGGTCACACTCTCCAGCGCTCTCGTCGCCTGGGGCTTCTCGTACTACCGCTTCCGCGGCCGCGGCGTGCTGTTCGCCTTCGTGCTCGGGTCGATGATGCTGCCCGGGGCGGTCACGATGATCCCGACGTTCCTGATCTGGAACTCGCTCGGTGCCGTCGGCACGCTCGTGCCGCTCTGGGCGGGCAACCTGTTCGGCAGCGCGTTCTACATCTTCCTGCTCCGGCAGTTCTTCCTCGGAGTGCCGCGCGACTACTTCGACGCGGCCCGCATCGACGGTGCCGGCCACTTCGGCATGTTCTGGCGCATCGCCCTGCCGCTGTGCAAGCCGGCGCTCGTCGTCACGTTCCTGTTCGAGGCGCAGGCCGCCTGGACCGACCTCATGCGCGGTCTGATCTACCTCCGCGACACCTCGACGTTCACCATCCCGCGAGGCCTCAAGTCGCTCGTCGACGCCTACGGCTTCGGCGGCGAGTGGCACTGGGAGATCATCGTCACGGCGTCGGTGATCACGACCGTGCCGATGATCATCCTGTTCTTCCTCGGTCAGAAGCAGTTCGTCAGCGGCATCAGCACCTCGGGCCTGAAAGGCTGA
- a CDS encoding carbohydrate ABC transporter permease: MASDTTARPRASRDAGGVDGSAAAGPAPKTKAAPIRPSLRRARRRNLVAALAFLSPWIVGFLVFTLWPLIYSGYLSLTDYDVINDPSFVGLDNYAQLFADPKVALALGNTLFYAVLQIPAYVIVSLVLAVLLDRAGRASGFFRTVFFLPKMTPPVAIGVLFLLLFNGQNGLVNGALGLVGIDGPAWTTDPAWVKPGLILMSLWTVGSSVIILLAALRSVPEDVLEAARLDGANGLQVTWRVTVPLISPALFFIVIINTINALQTFDEVYTAFFGGGNTTYSNDAALFYVIYLFQQAFEFLHMGYASALAWLLFVIIMAITVVQFVVSRKVVYYEGGER; this comes from the coding sequence ATGGCGAGTGACACGACGGCCCGCCCCCGAGCGAGCCGCGACGCAGGCGGGGTCGACGGCAGCGCCGCCGCCGGTCCCGCACCGAAGACGAAGGCCGCCCCGATCCGCCCGAGCCTGAGGCGGGCGCGGCGCCGCAACCTGGTAGCGGCCCTCGCCTTCCTCTCGCCCTGGATCGTCGGCTTCCTCGTCTTCACGCTCTGGCCCCTGATCTACAGCGGCTACCTCTCGCTGACCGACTACGACGTCATCAACGATCCCTCGTTCGTCGGCCTCGACAACTACGCGCAGCTCTTCGCCGACCCCAAGGTGGCGCTCGCGCTCGGCAACACCCTCTTCTACGCGGTGCTGCAGATCCCCGCGTACGTGATCGTCTCGCTGGTGCTGGCGGTGCTCCTGGATCGTGCCGGGCGCGCATCCGGATTCTTCAGGACCGTGTTCTTCCTGCCCAAGATGACCCCGCCCGTGGCCATCGGCGTGCTCTTCCTGCTGCTCTTCAACGGCCAGAACGGCCTGGTGAACGGCGCGCTCGGGCTCGTGGGCATCGACGGGCCGGCCTGGACGACCGACCCGGCCTGGGTCAAGCCCGGCCTCATCCTGATGAGCCTCTGGACGGTCGGCTCGTCGGTGATCATCCTGCTCGCCGCCCTGCGCAGCGTGCCCGAGGACGTGCTCGAGGCCGCTCGCCTCGACGGCGCCAACGGCCTGCAGGTCACCTGGCGCGTGACCGTGCCGCTGATCAGCCCCGCGCTGTTCTTCATCGTGATCATCAACACGATCAACGCGCTGCAGACCTTCGACGAGGTGTACACGGCGTTCTTCGGCGGCGGCAACACGACCTACAGCAACGACGCCGCGCTGTTCTACGTCATCTACCTCTTCCAGCAGGCCTTCGAGTTCCTGCACATGGGCTACGCCTCGGCGCTGGCCTGGCTGCTGTTCGTGATCATCATGGCGATCACGGTCGTGCAGTTCGTGGTCTCGCGCAAGGTCGTCTACTACGAGGGGGGCGAGCGATGA
- a CDS encoding kynureninase, protein MTDRTTLAARAAELDAADALAPFRDEFVADPGVRAYFDGNSLGRPFAVTKERMAALLDAWGGRLIRGWDEQWMVAPEQVGDRIGALTLGAAPGQVVVGDSTTVLLYKLIRAAVAARPGRDEIAIDDDDFPTDRFLVESIARECGLTVRWIPVPRDGGPEPAQIQELVTERTALLLLSHVSYRSGHLADVETLTRLAHDAGALVLWDVCHSVGSVPTELDRWGVDLAVGCTYKYLNGGPGAPAFAYVRAGLQPELRQPITGWMGAADPFAMGEHYEPAPGIRRVLSGTPSILGMQPMLDMLDLIERAGMPAVRAKSVALTGMVVDALDGELAGLGLTLASPRDPSRRGGHVTLGHPDAQAVVARAWQRDVLPDYRAPGGIRIGLSPLSTSFAEVADGLGVIAECIRG, encoded by the coding sequence ATGACCGACCGAACCACGCTCGCCGCGCGGGCCGCCGAGCTCGACGCCGCCGATGCGCTCGCGCCCTTCCGCGACGAGTTCGTCGCCGACCCCGGCGTGCGCGCGTACTTCGACGGCAACTCCCTCGGCCGCCCCTTCGCCGTCACGAAGGAGCGGATGGCGGCGCTCCTCGACGCCTGGGGAGGCCGACTCATCCGCGGCTGGGACGAGCAGTGGATGGTCGCGCCCGAACAGGTCGGCGACCGCATCGGCGCCCTCACCCTCGGCGCCGCCCCCGGCCAGGTCGTCGTCGGCGACTCGACGACGGTACTGCTCTACAAGCTCATCCGGGCCGCGGTGGCCGCCCGTCCCGGCCGCGACGAGATCGCGATCGACGACGACGACTTCCCGACCGACCGCTTCCTCGTCGAGAGCATCGCGCGCGAGTGCGGTCTCACCGTGCGCTGGATCCCGGTGCCCCGCGACGGCGGCCCCGAGCCCGCGCAGATCCAGGAGCTCGTCACCGAGCGCACGGCGCTGCTGCTGCTCAGCCACGTCTCGTACCGGTCGGGCCACCTCGCCGACGTCGAGACGCTCACCCGCCTCGCCCACGACGCCGGCGCGCTCGTGCTCTGGGACGTCTGCCACTCCGTCGGCTCCGTGCCCACCGAGCTCGACCGCTGGGGCGTCGACCTCGCGGTCGGCTGCACCTACAAGTACCTCAACGGCGGCCCGGGCGCTCCCGCCTTCGCCTACGTGCGGGCTGGACTGCAGCCCGAGCTGCGCCAGCCGATCACGGGCTGGATGGGCGCGGCCGATCCCTTCGCGATGGGTGAGCACTACGAGCCGGCGCCGGGAATCCGCCGGGTGCTCAGCGGCACGCCCTCGATCCTCGGCATGCAGCCGATGCTCGACATGCTCGACCTGATCGAGCGGGCGGGCATGCCGGCGGTGCGGGCCAAGTCGGTCGCGCTGACCGGGATGGTCGTCGACGCACTCGACGGCGAACTCGCCGGCCTCGGCCTCACGCTGGCGTCACCCCGCGACCCGTCGCGGCGCGGGGGCCACGTCACGCTCGGGCATCCGGATGCGCAGGCCGTCGTCGCCCGGGCCTGGCAGCGCGACGTCCTCCCCGACTACCGCGCGCCCGGCGGCATCCGCATCGGGCTGTCGCCCCTCAGCACCTCGTTCGCCGAGGTGGCCGACGGGCTCGGCGTGATCGCGGAGTGCATCCGCGGCTGA
- a CDS encoding alpha/beta fold hydrolase, translating into MVERGGDPSEPNTSIEVRRVERGDVYARVSTIGSPGGRAFVLVAGLGVAATYFERLAPNLNEFGPVHALDLPGFGGVPHPPAAMSIEQYADLVEAVIDELDLDDPVLVGHSMGTQMVAEVAARRPDITTVVLISPVVDPSARRLPMLAFRFLHAAWHEPFKVKLLAVGSYLTCGPKWFLRVLPAMMRFRIEDRFPRIRAATLIVRGEHDAVVSEAFAEWAATRIPFASTWEIGGAAHSVMHQHAEGVARLCVEFARAPRDTDGLLNRMSHEAAETPEPTHASPALALKALGGRLREFVGVVRRDDRLIAEGKSEHAEAMAEEQGER; encoded by the coding sequence ATGGTGGAGCGCGGAGGGGACCCGAGTGAGCCGAACACCTCGATCGAGGTGCGGCGCGTCGAGCGCGGCGACGTCTACGCCCGGGTCTCGACGATCGGCTCGCCCGGCGGCCGCGCCTTCGTGCTCGTGGCCGGCCTCGGCGTCGCCGCCACCTACTTCGAGCGGCTCGCGCCGAACCTGAACGAGTTCGGACCCGTGCACGCGCTCGACCTGCCCGGGTTCGGCGGGGTCCCGCATCCGCCCGCCGCGATGAGCATCGAGCAGTACGCCGACCTCGTCGAGGCGGTGATCGACGAGCTCGACCTCGACGACCCGGTGCTCGTGGGTCACTCGATGGGCACCCAGATGGTCGCCGAGGTCGCGGCCCGTCGGCCCGACATCACGACGGTCGTGCTGATCAGCCCCGTCGTCGACCCTTCGGCGCGGCGGCTGCCGATGCTGGCGTTCCGCTTCCTGCACGCCGCCTGGCACGAGCCGTTCAAGGTCAAGCTGCTCGCCGTGGGCTCGTACCTGACCTGCGGGCCGAAGTGGTTCCTGCGGGTGCTGCCGGCGATGATGCGGTTCCGCATCGAGGACCGCTTCCCGCGCATCCGGGCCGCCACCCTGATCGTGCGCGGCGAGCACGACGCCGTGGTATCGGAGGCCTTCGCCGAGTGGGCGGCCACGCGCATCCCGTTCGCCTCGACCTGGGAGATCGGCGGCGCCGCCCACTCGGTGATGCACCAGCACGCCGAGGGCGTGGCCCGGCTCTGCGTCGAGTTCGCGCGGGCGCCCCGCGACACCGACGGCCTGCTCAACCGCATGTCGCACGAGGCTGCCGAGACCCCCGAGCCGACCCACGCGAGCCCGGCGCTCGCGCTCAAGGCGCTCGGCGGGCGGCTGCGCGAGTTCGTCGGGGTCGTGCGGCGCGACGACCGGCTGATCGCCGAGGGCAAGAGCGAGCACGCCGAGGCGATGGCGGAGGAGCAGGGCGAGCGCTGA
- a CDS encoding cation diffusion facilitator family transporter codes for MTVVIAFLANILVAAAKSVVAALTGSASMLAEAAHSWADAGNEIFLLIADRRAEKKQDPAHPLGYGRDAYIFSLFAAFGIFTVGAVVSVYHGIQSLAEPEAVEDYALNYIVLAVAFVLEGFSLTQSVMQGRRAAKQYGRGFFDYVVNGSNTTLRSVFFEDTAALVGLVIAAGGIGLHQATGDPMWDAVGSILIGLLLGGVALLLISRNRRYLLGAGPSSSYRAETGRMLLAHPEIQRVTSLYLEFSGPGKLFLVAAVDLVGDQNEDGVAVQLRRLEADLEREELIGKAVLTLAVSDEPSLDFA; via the coding sequence ATGACCGTCGTCATCGCGTTCCTCGCCAACATCCTCGTGGCCGCCGCCAAGTCGGTCGTCGCCGCGCTCACCGGCTCGGCGTCGATGCTCGCCGAGGCGGCCCACTCGTGGGCGGATGCGGGCAACGAGATCTTCCTGCTGATCGCCGACCGGAGGGCCGAGAAGAAGCAGGACCCCGCGCATCCGCTCGGCTACGGCCGGGACGCCTACATCTTCTCGCTGTTCGCGGCCTTCGGCATCTTCACGGTGGGCGCCGTGGTGTCGGTCTACCACGGCATCCAGAGCCTGGCGGAGCCCGAGGCGGTCGAGGACTACGCCCTCAACTACATCGTGCTCGCGGTGGCCTTCGTGCTCGAGGGATTCTCGCTGACGCAGTCGGTGATGCAGGGGCGTCGCGCCGCGAAGCAGTACGGGCGCGGCTTCTTCGACTACGTCGTGAACGGCTCGAACACGACGCTGCGCTCGGTGTTCTTCGAGGACACAGCGGCCCTTGTCGGCCTCGTCATCGCGGCGGGCGGCATCGGCCTGCACCAGGCGACGGGCGACCCGATGTGGGACGCGGTGGGCTCGATCCTGATCGGGCTGCTGCTCGGCGGGGTGGCGCTGCTCCTGATCAGCCGCAACCGGCGATACCTGCTGGGGGCGGGGCCGAGCAGCTCGTACCGGGCCGAGACGGGGCGGATGCTCCTCGCGCACCCCGAGATCCAGCGCGTCACCTCGCTGTACCTCGAGTTCTCGGGGCCGGGCAAGCTCTTCCTGGTAGCCGCCGTCGACCTGGTCGGCGACCAGAACGAGGACGGCGTGGCCGTCCAGCTCCGCCGCCTCGAGGCCGACCTCGAGCGCGAGGAACTGATCGGCAAGGCCGTCCTCACCCTCGCGGTCAGCGACGAGCCCTCCCTCGACTTCGCCTGA